The Malus sylvestris chromosome 3, drMalSylv7.2, whole genome shotgun sequence genomic sequence TTATTGTGTATCTGTGTCATATTACTGTACTTTCTTAAGCATACTTTGACAGAAGAATGGACAGTCACCATCTGAGATGTTGTTAAAGTTAATGTTTAAAATCATAATTTCATGCCGAATAACTTACTGACTGCAACTGGATGTGTGCTGTTGGAAAACTTGTCTTATGATTTTTCAAATTATTCTTTTCAGGGAAAGCTGTTCTCAGATTCTGAATCTATACAAGCAAGAGCTGAGGCTGCTGTGCTTCTTAAGCAATTGGATTTCCCAGTCTGTACTGCACTTTTATTTAAGTTTGCCATTTAGATTACATATTACCGTGTTAACACATCATGGCTTTAACCATAAAAAACGTATTCAATATTATATTGTTACAGTTAAATTGTGTGAACAATACTCACAGGAAATTGGTAGACATTTCAAAAATAGGTTATCCTGTTTTTTTGTTCTTCAAGTCCTAatgtattttaaatttcttagTAAGTGAAGGCATGGATGTGGACATTTTTTGTTCACAAGAAGAATCGCAACAAAGAAAAtgcattgaaaagaaaattccaaTAATCTTTTTTTCGCCTGATGACATATTGCCTGCATTTGGCAGGTTGACAGCTTAAAGGTGAAGTTGCTTGAGAAGTTGGAACAATCTGTTGCTGGCCTTCAGCTTAAGATAGAAGATATAGGCAATGCTTCACTGGATTCCAATGATCCTTCTACTGACACAGTTCCTGCTACTGCACATGAGGTGAGTATCTGACAGTGGACTAGTGGAGCATCATTTTGGTTTTTCATCTTTGGCAAGTTGTGTGTGACGACTTGAACTGAAAAGAACCCCCAAAAAACTTTGTGTATGAGCATCTAATGGAAATTGTTCTTTCACCTTATGATGTGATATAAGTCAATTTATGATGCAATTTATGTTGCAAAGGCTCTTACTGTTGTTTagttataaaatataataaccaTTTACATTGGTAAACCAAGTTCTCTCGAGACTGGCTGGTTTTGGCACATCTATGTATGTACCTGATTTGTAGTTAACAATAAACTCACTGCATGAAGTATGCATCTTAAAATTGTTGGAGAGTGATTATTTACACCTTTAAAGATATTAGAACAAAGTGAGAGAAATAGGTTAAATTTAGACGAACATAGTACTTGTACCAAAAGTTTCTATTCAACTTAAATAGGCATTAAGTTTTCCCCCTAGTGCTTCATGATTACTCTCTGCTcgctctccctctttctcttcAATGTCTGTAACTTATAACTGCACTGATGAATCACTAACTTATTTGCACTCAATTTAGACTTCTGTTCGTGAGTTTGCGGAGGCTGTCCGTGCTTATCGCGTAATATTTCCTGATTCGGATACGCAACTAACCAAGCTTGCACAAGACTTGGTTGCCGGGTAAGGGAGTTTCTTAATTTAAAATACTTTGTTGTACGGTAGCAGTTTGCTCACGGAATGTAATTGCTGTTTGTTTAGGCACTTCAAAACCACTGAGCAATACATAAAGACAGAAATCTGGTCAGCAGATCTACTAGGAGTTCTTTGTAAGTATGACCAATGTGCTAGTACACCATCCTTAACACTGCTCTACATCTACCCCTCCTTTAACAAATGGAGACTTTAACACTATAAAAATCCATCAATTCGTCACCATTTGTTCTATTTTAAGTATTTAGTTGGGTATTGTTATATTATGAGAACTTTAACAAAAGCCCATCTGCATGCAGGGATTATATGGAGAGATGTACTTCTGATGGATGATGTGTTAAATGAGGCTGCTCTCTCCGATTATTCTCTGGAGGTCTCCCTTTTAGTTTTATTTCAATGTATCTTTATaataaagtttgaatttttctttcacACTCAGGAATCATAgtagattttattttcttgttactGTTGAAGGATGGTTTTTAAGCATACAGATTAATCTGTGTTCTTCAGGCTGCTCGGGTTACTGTGAAACTATATGTTAGCAACAAATTTTCTCATCTCCTAAACAACATTTCAGGTTATTATTTCTTAGTTTGTGAGTTATTTGTTCTTAAGTTCTTTTGATTCTTAAACCGTAATCTTGATTCTCAAGCTCAACTAATTAGGGTCAAGATGGATTCTTTTATGCCAACATTTGGCCCTATCCAAGGCCATGTTTTTCTGTTTAAACTTCTATCTTTTTATGCTATCCCTGTGTTGAGTAACTTGAGTTGAATTTGTTTGAACTGGCAGATGCCCTCACAAAAGCCCACACTAGACAGAAGGACAGAGAAGAGTATTCCTTACAAGTTGCTCTGGAGGGCGGAAAAAAGGCAGTGCTCCAAGGCAGCATGGATGTCTTACTGGTAATGTATGAGATACTAAGTAGTCTATGTTATTGCACGTAAACTAAGCTTGCATCAATTTACAGCTTCATCTCTCTTTTGTACCGGATGTACACATGATAGATGATTCCTGTGTTGCCAGTAGAGCTGAAGCTGAAACTGAAACTGTTTATAATTCCTTCTATATAGATATTAATATACATTTCTAGCCTATGATTGTTCGAATGGTAGCGATTTGCTAATGTGTTTTTGGACACACATGCTTCCTGAAGGTCATGGTTGAATGCACTGGCATATGCGGCagctatttttaatttgttttggtgtttttggaacATGGGTCTAAACATTTTCCCATTTAAAATTTTTGCATTtctataatatatttttttcgtcTCTTGCTGTTAAGTTCATCCTCCTTCTCCCAAAATGCAAGGCTATTTTACTAATCAGAAGGGGGAAAAGTGGATGCTTATCTCTTTATTCTATCATTTCATTTCAGGACTTCCGCCAACTTCTAGATGATAATTTGGAACTGCTGGTTAAACTGAAAGACTTGATTGTTGATTGGGTCCAAGAAGGGTTTCAAGACTTCTTCAGGGCACTTGAAGGTCACTTTCTCTTGCTTTCAGGAAAGAATAGCTCAGCCAGTCAAGATCAAGGTTTGACAGAGGGAATACAAGATGACAAAGTTCTGGCTGGGCTTGTCCTCGTGCTGGCccaagtttctgttttcattgAACAAAATGCCATCCCAAGAATCACCGAGGCAAGTAGCCAACTAATAACAACTATGTTTTGTTCCTTAAAAAATATCAATACCCGAGTTATACTTCTTTCCATGTCCTCAGGGGTTTGTATTGAAGTTTCATATTCTAATTGTCAGGAAATAGCTGCTTCCTTTTCTGGTGGTGGTGTTAGAGGCTATGAATACGGACCTACTTTCATTCCTGGAGAAATCTGTCGGATTTTCCGCTCAGCGGGTGAAAAGTTTCTGCACATTGTAGGGTTATTCAAAATGCATTTTATTCATTGGGCTACCATGATCAAACCACTTTTATCTATTATGCAGACAAAAGTTTGATAACATATAATGTTTTGATCTTCTCTTTTCAGTACATAAATATGAGAACTCAGCGGATATCAGTTCTCTTAAAGAAGAGGTTCACAACACCAAATTGGGTCCAGGTACACTTTTTGTTAGGCAATATTTGAATAATAGGAAGTATATCATTTGCACTAAACTATTAAGAAAGGATTAAACTTACTACCCTGTAAGTACTTTTAATTTGTCTATATTGTTCAACATTTTTGCAGCACAAGGAACCCCGCGAAGTTCATATGTTTGTTGATTTATTTCTTCAAGAGGTCAGTACATAATTTGTTTCCCCCTGCCATTTAATACTCTCTTGGAATAAGAGTCAAGTTGAGAGAACTCGTTTGGTACcttgtttgttaaatctattaTTTGTTGTCAGCTGCTCTGCACATTTCATTCCTTTCTTTCCTGTGTTAGTTGGAAGCAATTAGAAGTGAAGTTAAGCAGATTTTGCCCCAAGGCATTCGCAGACATCGCCGGGCTGACAGCAACGGAAGCACTGCCTCATCTCGGAGCAACCCATTACGAGAGGAAAAATTAAGTCGGTCAAACACCCAGAGGGCTAGAAGCCAGCTGTTGGAAACCCATCTAGCAAAACTTTTTAAGCAAAAAGTTGAAATATTTACGAAAGTTGATTTTACGCAGGTAATGAACTAGTTGTTGCTTGAACCAGTATTGGTACTGGTATAGGAACAACATGAACTGACTGTGCTTGCAAATTGCAGGAGTCGGTGGTAACGACCTTGGTAAAACTTTGCCTTAAAAGCTTGCAAGAATTTGTCAGACTCCAAACTTTTAATAGGAGCGGATTCCAGCAAATTCAGTTGGATATACAGTTCCTAAGGACTCCTTTAAAGGAAATGGCAGAAGATGAAGCTGCCGTTGACTTTCTGCTGGACGAGGTATATAGAAAATAATCTTGGCTCTCCATCCTGAACCTCGTAACTTCATATAGATTCTCCATCTTAGTTCATATCTATTTTATTGGCCCCAACTTTTGAATGGTTGAGGCCTGAGATCTCCTTCACCTCTCTCCATAAATAATCGGTTTTGACTTATTTCTATCGAGCAGGTGATTGTTGCAGCAGCTGAGCGTTGTCTTGACCCAATTCCTTTAGAGCCCGCCATCTTGGACAAACTTACACAATTGAAGTTGGCTAAGACCAGGGAACAGAAGCCAATCTCTCCGTAGCGATTGTCTTGAGGTACAGAAGATTTTTGCGACCTTTCATTGTATGGTACCATGCTTTATTCTTTAAAACTTGCCTTTAGTTTCTTATTTGATTCTTCGATTTAAGTGAGATGTATTTCTGAAGAGTGATTTTTCTTGTTACAGCTAGTTTGACAGAGGCAAGATGGTTTGGCACTGGAATATCATCCTCCGCATCCGGAAGTGCTTCAAGGCTGCAGTTGAACGGCCCGGAAAATGAAGTATTTTGGTATAGAGTCCATTGTTTTGCCTCCGTTGAGGTTTTGTGAAATTACAAAGAATTCCCTTTGCTTGAAATGACACTCTATTTCCTCCCCATTTTGTACGTGACATGACGGTTTGGTAACCGAATACGACGATGATATC encodes the following:
- the LOC126615134 gene encoding vacuolar protein sorting-associated protein 51 homolog, producing MDVDEVPLDDKAKRMRDLLSSFYSPDPSLSSPDSKSSSKYATLDAINSTSFDPDQYMHLLVHKSNLEGLLQRHVQMAAEIKNLDTDLQMLVYENYNKFISATDTIKQMKSNIVGMEANMEQLLEKIMSVQSRSDGVNTSLSEKREHIEKLHRTRNLLRKVQFIYDLPARLGKCIKSEAYADAVKFYTGAIPIFKAYGDSSFQDCKRASEEAVTIIIKNLQGKLFSDSESIQARAEAAVLLKQLDFPVDSLKVKLLEKLEQSVAGLQLKIEDIGNASLDSNDPSTDTVPATAHETSVREFAEAVRAYRVIFPDSDTQLTKLAQDLVAGHFKTTEQYIKTEIWSADLLGVLWIIWRDVLLMDDVLNEAALSDYSLEAARVTVKLYVSNKFSHLLNNISDALTKAHTRQKDREEYSLQVALEGGKKAVLQGSMDVLLDFRQLLDDNLELLVKLKDLIVDWVQEGFQDFFRALEGHFLLLSGKNSSASQDQGLTEGIQDDKVLAGLVLVLAQVSVFIEQNAIPRITEEIAASFSGGGVRGYEYGPTFIPGEICRIFRSAGEKFLHIYINMRTQRISVLLKKRFTTPNWVQHKEPREVHMFVDLFLQELEAIRSEVKQILPQGIRRHRRADSNGSTASSRSNPLREEKLSRSNTQRARSQLLETHLAKLFKQKVEIFTKVDFTQESVVTTLVKLCLKSLQEFVRLQTFNRSGFQQIQLDIQFLRTPLKEMAEDEAAVDFLLDEVIVAAAERCLDPIPLEPAILDKLTQLKLAKTREQKPISP